A stretch of the Hydra vulgaris chromosome 09, alternate assembly HydraT2T_AEP genome encodes the following:
- the LOC136085542 gene encoding uncharacterized protein LOC136085542, translated as MNYIVYLYCDSEVLELKNCDIIMSEKLKNWSMDDWRSRGQTLTEDDLQIKAMHKDGINAACILQVSVGIDTKLLIQKIQKLVVNKNFTPKNGLLRLIDRVGQTKRQSIPPLNHILTAESEVEIEFNTSKKQENSYKSTKRKEKRKSLSEEPSLPSWPLWEPPKLPNSNSNLLSVSASMDQVDDSPVTQTVSPSELQSVSQIQPLLHSSSSFSLPSQKNGIDQINNFILKANVEPNTVEGIQFIVNAMYRKVCGLKTEMRTIRSLLDTNHGNNENINIDYLPANSVEEFDSLEKKIIHSNDKDIICRKIKPFGGKNVSDFLKNALKTCITDKLCCSINRTGADKKRRFIGPVESLIFDAAYCLFPTATESSMTTLIAKHLKKSKDRYFATRKRNSSLTNDLNSPVRKIRKLNTDSCNDSS; from the exons ATgaattatattgtatatttgtatTGTGACAGTGAAGTTCTGGAATTAAAAAACTGTGACATAATAATGTCAGAGAAACTTAAAAATTGGTCTATGGATGATTGGAGATCTCGTGGTCAAACATTAACGGAAGATGACCTTCAAATAAAGGCAATGCATAAGGATGGAATAAATGCGGCATGCATATTACag gTTTCAGTTGGAATTGATACGAAATTGcttattcaaaaaattcaaaaacttgtagtaaacaaaaattttactcCTAAAAACGGACTCCTTAGACTTATTGATCGTGTGGGTCAAACCAAAAGGCAGAGCATTCCACCATTGAAT CATATTCTCACTGCAGAATCAGAAGTAGAAATTGAATTTAATACATCAAAAAAACAAGAGAACTCCTATAAATCTACAAAACggaaagagaaaagaaaaagcCTTTCTGAAGAACCGTCTTTACCATCATGGCCGTTGTGGGAGCCACCAAAGCTCCCCAATTCCAATTCA AACCTTCTGTCTGTCTCTGCCTCAATGGATCAAGTAGATGACTCGCCAGTTACACAGACAGTGTCTCCATCAGAGTTGCAGTCTGTTTCACAAATTCAACCACTATTGCATTCATCTTCTTCCTTTTCTTTGCCATCTCAAAAAAATGGGATAGaccaaataaataactttattctgAAAGCAAACGTTGAACCCAATACTGTTGAAGGCATTCAATTTATAGTGAATGCCATGTACAGAAAAGTTTGTGGGTTGAAAACCGAAATGCGTACCATACGTTCACTTTTAGACACTAACCATGGTAataacgaaaatataaatatagattattTACCAGCAAATTCAGTTGAAGAGTTTGATtcactagaaaaaaaaataattcactcTAATGATAAAGATATCATTTGCAGAAAGATTAAGCCATTTGGTGGGAAAAATGTaagtgactttttaaaaaatgctttaaaaacttgcATAACAGACAAGCTATGTTGCAGCATCAATCGAACTGGTGCAGATAAAAAGCGTAGGTTTATAGGACCAGTCGAAAGTTTGATTTTTGATGCAGCTTACTGTTTATTTCCAACTGCCACTGAATCCAGTATGACTACCTTAATTGCGAAACACTTGAAAAAATCTAAAGATCGATATTTTGCAACAAGAAAGAGAAATTCTTCTTTAACAAATGATTTAAACAGTCCTGTTAGAAAAATTCGAAAATTAAACACTGACTCGTGTAATGATTccagttaa